A region from the Ictalurus punctatus breed USDA103 chromosome 25, Coco_2.0, whole genome shotgun sequence genome encodes:
- the ppil6 gene encoding probable inactive peptidyl-prolyl cis-trans isomerase-like 6 (The RefSeq protein has 2 substitutions compared to this genomic sequence) — translation MACEMQLEIVGLLKTHHFHAAKSIAEGLKQKFPTSFADPIIRPLLESDWHVYITNKRKELRGVMWQYPGLKYNVACFVSGSLLGDEKQLRGWAEKHWTFTFYRPQALYMALAQECYTQHLHSTGHVFVYMDVMIGDEAVGRMLFELFSDLCPKTCENFKALCTGEAHTSRSNLTLCYKDSLLNRVVPNGWVQGGDITGQSRGNGGESIYGPTFEDENFSVSHNKRGILGMANRGPHTNSSQLYITLQPALWMDKKYVAFGQVVEGTEVLRRLEEVPTYNERPKQDCKIVTCGLYGP, via the exons ATGGCGTGTGAAATGCAGTTGGAAATTGTTGGTTTGTTAAAAACGCACCATTTTCATGCTGCTAAAAGTATTGCCGAG GGACTGAAACAAAAATTCCCAACTTCATTTGCTGACCCCATCATTCGGCCGTTGCTTGAAAGTGACTGGCATGTCTATATAACGAATAAAAGAAAG GAGCTCAGGGGGGAGATGTGGCAGTACCCTGGTTTAAAATATAACGTGGCGTGCTTTGTGAGCGGGAGTTTGCTGGGCGATGAGAAGCAGCTGCGTGGTTGGGCAGAGAAACACTGGACGTTCACCTTCTACCGTCCCCAAGCACTTTACATGGCTCTCGCCCAGGAGTGCTACACCCAACACCTGCACAGCACCGGG CACGTATTTGTATACATGGACGTTATGATTGGAGACGAGGCGGTCGGGCGAATGCTGTTTGAG CTCTTCTCAGATCTGTGCCCGAAGACATGTGAAAACTTTAAAGCGCTGTGCACTGGAGAGGCACACACCTCTCGAAGCAATCTCACACTCTGCTATAAGGACTCGTTATTGAACAGAGTCGTGCCTAATGGCTGGGTCCAGGGAGGAG acattacaggaCAAAGCAGAGGCAATGGCGGGGAGTCCATCTATGGTCCAACATTTGAAG ATGAGAatttctctgtgtctcacaaCAAGCGAGGCATCCTGGGCATGGCCAACCGAGGTCCCCACACTAACAGCTCTCAGTTCTACATCACACTACAGCCAGCCCTGTGGATGGACAAAAAATATGTGGCCTTTGG GCAAGTTGTTGAAGGCACCGAGGTTCTCAGGAGACTAGAAGAGGTGCCCACTTATAATGAAAGGCCCAAACAAGACTGCAAGATAGTCACCTGTGGATTATATGGTCCTTGA